In a single window of the Leptidea sinapis chromosome 47, ilLepSina1.1, whole genome shotgun sequence genome:
- the LOC126978153 gene encoding tryptophan 2,3-dioxygenase has protein sequence MACPMRSGMDDPAQDGDQLGNEAGMLYGEYLMLDKLLAAQRMLSAETSKPVHDEHLFIVTHQAYELWFKQIIFEVDSVRSTLNVEGLDESHTMEILKRLNRVVLILKLLVDQVMILETMTPLDFMDFRNYLRPASGFQSLQFRLLENKLGLKQALRVKYNQNYQTVFGDDPEAMEALRKSEEEPALLALIERWLERTPGLNTHGFNFWGKFQATVNKMLEEDIETAMQEPNEMVRNHRLRDIENRREIYRSIFDPAVHDALRSRGERRLSHRALQGAIMITFYRDEPRFSQPHQLLTLLMDMDSLITKWRYNHVIMVQRMIGSQQLGTGGSSGYQYLRSTLSDRYKVFLDLFNLSTFLLPRALIPPLDGGMKKDLNLTWGDQVKENGQENGIDSTL, from the exons GTCAGGCATGGATGATCCCGCTCAAGACGGAGATCAGCTCGGCAATGAAGCCGGGATGCTGTATGGTGAATACCTGATGCTGGACAAATTGCTCGCTGCACAGAGGATGCTGAGTGCAGAGACTTCCAAACCAGTGCATGATGAACATCTGTTTATTGTCACACATCAAG CATACGAGCTATGGTTCAAGCAGATAATCTTTGAAGTGGACTCGGTGAGATCTACGCTGAATGTGGAAGGTCTGGATGAAAGTCATACAATGGAAATACTGAAGAGACTCAACCGAGTCGTCTTAATACTCAAG CTACTGGTTGACCAAGTGATGATCTTAGAAACTATGACACCGCTGGACTTCATGGATTTCCGAAATTATTTGCGGCCAGCGTCCGGATTTCAGAGTCTCCAATTTCGTCTTCTTGAAAATAAG TTGGGCTTGAAACAAGCACTGCGTGTTAAATATAACCAGAACTATCAGACTGTGTTTGGAGACGATCCTGAAGCAATGGAGGCATTGAGAaa ATCAGAAGAAGAACCAGCTCTGTTAGCGCTAATAGAGCGATGGTTGGAGCGTACTCCAGGTCTCAACACCCACGGGTTCAACTTCTGGGGTAAATTCCAGGCCACTGTAAACAAAATGCTGGAAGAAGACATTGAGACAGCAATG CAAGAGCCAAACGAGATGGTACGAAACCATCGTCTCAGGGACATTGAGAATCGTCGAGAAATATATCGCTCCATATTCGACCCGGCCGTTCATGATGCATTGAGGTCCAGAGGGGAGAGGAG GTTGAGTCACAGAGCGCTGCAGGGAGCCATAATGATTACGTTCTACCGCGATGAGCCTCGGTTCTCTCAGCCGCACCAGTTGCTCACTCTTCTCATGGATATGGACAGTCTTATCACCAAATGGCGAT ATAACCACGTGATAATGGTGCAGCGTATGATTGGGTCACAGCAACTTGGAACTGGTGGCTCTTCAGGCTACCAATATCTGCGTTCTACTCTAAG tgACCGCTACAAAGTGTTCCTGGATCTGTTCAATCTATCAACATTCCTACTTCCTCGAGCGTTGATTCCTCCTCTGGATGGCGGCATGAAGAAGGACCTCAACCTGACCTGGGGCGATCAAGTCAAGGAGAACGGACAAGAAAATGGCATTGATTCGACTTTATAA